The following coding sequences are from one Thermoplasmata archaeon window:
- a CDS encoding 50S ribosomal protein L18e, which translates to MKNKKTNPELVNLILELKKRARETDAPIWRDVALRLEGSNRNRAEVNVSKIDRFAASNETIVVPGKLLGAGEIKKPVTVAAYSASASAKEKITKAGGRVLTLRELMAENPKGTNVRILG; encoded by the coding sequence ATGAAAAACAAAAAAACAAACCCTGAACTGGTGAATCTGATTCTCGAGCTGAAGAAGAGGGCAAGAGAAACAGATGCACCAATCTGGCGAGATGTTGCACTTCGTCTTGAGGGCTCAAACAGAAATCGAGCTGAAGTGAATGTGAGCAAGATAGACAGATTTGCAGCATCTAACGAAACCATTGTAGTGCCAGGAAAACTGCTCGGTGCTGGAGAAATCAAGAAGCCAGTGACAGTTGCAGCCTATAGTGCGAGTGCCAGTGCAAAGGAAAAAATCACAAAAGCGGGTGGAAGAGTACTCACACTCAGAGAGTTGATGGCCGAAAATCCGAAAGGCACAAATGTGAGGATTCTGGGGTGA
- a CDS encoding 50S ribosomal protein L13 — protein MIVIDATGKILGRLCSEVAKLLLDGEEVVVLNAEKAIITGSREQIIEDYLKKRHAGNVRKRKGPFYPRMPDRILRRTVRGMLPYAKSRRGTEAYRRLRVYIGMPEEFKNYKIVSVPEAEGKGKVKFISLGELSRELGAKF, from the coding sequence ATGATAGTGATAGATGCAACAGGCAAGATTCTGGGGCGACTATGCTCAGAGGTGGCAAAACTGCTTCTTGATGGTGAAGAAGTGGTGGTGCTCAATGCAGAGAAAGCAATTATAACTGGCTCAAGAGAGCAGATAATTGAGGATTACCTGAAGAAGAGGCATGCTGGCAATGTGAGAAAAAGGAAAGGGCCATTTTACCCGAGAATGCCAGATAGAATTCTGAGACGTACGGTGAGGGGCATGCTCCCCTATGCAAAGTCAAGACGAGGCACCGAGGCGTATCGACGCCTAAGGGTTTACATTGGAATGCCAGAAGAATTCAAGAATTACAAGATAGTGAGTGTGCCAGAGGCGGAAGGCAAAGGAAAAGTGAAATTCATATCTCTGGGTGAGTTATCTAGAGAACTTGGAGCTAAATTTTGA
- a CDS encoding 30S ribosomal protein S9, protein MNVITTSGKRKTAIARAYVREGKGRVRINKVPIEIYQPELARLKVMEPLILAKEKAMKVDIDVVVEGGGIMGQASAARTAIAKGLVKFLGDKELEELFRKVDRNLLVSDPRRKLPKKPGGRGARKKRQKSYR, encoded by the coding sequence ATGAATGTTATCACAACAAGTGGAAAAAGAAAAACTGCCATTGCAAGGGCATATGTGCGTGAAGGCAAGGGCAGGGTTAGAATCAACAAAGTTCCAATAGAAATTTACCAGCCAGAACTCGCAAGATTGAAGGTGATGGAACCATTGATTCTTGCGAAGGAAAAGGCGATGAAGGTGGACATAGATGTGGTTGTGGAAGGTGGCGGCATCATGGGACAGGCCTCAGCAGCTAGAACTGCAATTGCAAAAGGCCTTGTGAAGTTTCTGGGCGATAAGGAACTCGAGGAACTCTTTAGGAAGGTGGACCGCAACCTGCTTGTGAGTGACCCGAGAAGAAAACTACCGAAGAAGCCAGGTGGTAGAGGCGCTAGGAAGAAACGCCAGAAATCATACAGGTGA
- a CDS encoding DNA-directed RNA polymerase subunit N, with the protein MIIPVRCFTCGKVIGSYYEVFKRRVESGEKPGEVLDSLGLKRYCCRRMLLTHADLIDDIAKFD; encoded by the coding sequence ATGATAATCCCAGTGCGATGTTTCACCTGCGGAAAGGTGATTGGCTCCTACTATGAAGTGTTCAAGCGCAGGGTGGAAAGTGGAGAGAAGCCGGGAGAAGTTCTGGACAGCCTTGGCTTGAAAAGATACTGCTGCAGGAGGATGCTGCTCACCCACGCAGACCTCATAGACGACATCGCAAAATTTGACTGA
- a CDS encoding fumarylacetoacetate hydrolase family protein: MKVWYKGRKIEILPSKIVCVARNYAAHANEMQENLPSEPVFFIKPRSALVPHKSTVVLPAYSNHVEHEVELAVVIKRRLKNAKEVNLKKDVMGFSIILDMTARDVQREAKNQGLPWTKAKCFDTSAPFGPKIVEPDKLDWRKLEISLRVNGELRQQGNTSQMVFGIEELIAKASEIFTLERYDIIATGTPAGVGVVKPGDIVEAEISGIGKLCVRIGPPKNS, encoded by the coding sequence ATGAAGGTCTGGTACAAAGGCAGGAAAATTGAGATTTTACCTTCAAAAATCGTGTGTGTTGCCAGAAATTATGCTGCTCATGCAAACGAGATGCAGGAAAATCTCCCATCAGAGCCAGTGTTCTTTATCAAACCTCGTTCGGCCCTGGTGCCTCACAAAAGCACCGTGGTTCTGCCTGCCTATTCAAATCATGTGGAGCATGAGGTAGAGCTTGCTGTGGTCATAAAGCGAAGGTTGAAAAATGCAAAAGAGGTAAACTTAAAGAAGGATGTAATGGGGTTCTCAATAATTCTAGACATGACAGCAAGGGATGTGCAGAGAGAGGCGAAAAACCAGGGATTGCCATGGACAAAGGCAAAGTGTTTTGACACCTCTGCTCCTTTCGGACCGAAAATCGTGGAGCCAGATAAGTTGGACTGGAGAAAACTGGAAATTTCGTTGAGAGTGAACGGTGAGTTGAGACAGCAAGGAAATACAAGTCAGATGGTCTTTGGAATTGAAGAGTTGATTGCAAAGGCATCAGAAATTTTCACACTTGAGCGCTACGACATCATTGCTACAGGCACACCCGCGGGTGTTGGTGTCGTGAAGCCAGGCGACATTGTGGAAGCTGAAATTTCTGGCATAGGAAAACTTTGTGTGAGAATAGGCCCGCCCAAAAATTCATAA